From Nitrospirota bacterium, a single genomic window includes:
- a CDS encoding ABC transporter ATP-binding protein yields the protein MTRELLAINDLYKTFPIKSGLGKTLRATAVDGVTLSVARGEALGLVGESGCGKSTLGRLALRLLQPTSGSVSFEGRDLASLNKQALRELRKKMQIIFQDPFASLNPRMRILEIITEPLVIHGLAKDNDLEERGAGLLEKVGLPADALRCYPHEFSGGQRQRIGIARALASGPSFIVADEPVSALDVSVQAQIINLLEDLRAELNLSFLFIAHDLNIVRHFSDRVAVMYLGKIVEIAPAEEIYKNSSHPYTEALLADIPIADPTVKKKHILLKGDIPSPTQVPLGCRFHTRCIYRFEPCDKIVPKTTDLGNSHFVDCHLRG from the coding sequence ATGACTCGTGAGCTTCTTGCAATAAACGATCTTTATAAAACTTTTCCAATCAAGTCCGGGCTGGGCAAGACCCTGCGGGCGACAGCCGTTGATGGCGTTACGCTCTCGGTAGCTCGCGGCGAGGCCCTAGGCCTTGTGGGCGAGAGCGGATGCGGCAAATCCACGCTCGGCAGGCTTGCGCTCAGGCTGCTCCAGCCGACGTCCGGAAGCGTCTCATTCGAGGGGAGGGACCTCGCCTCACTCAACAAGCAGGCACTCCGGGAACTGCGGAAGAAGATGCAGATCATTTTCCAGGACCCGTTTGCTTCGCTCAATCCCCGTATGCGCATTTTGGAGATCATCACCGAGCCGCTCGTGATCCACGGACTCGCGAAGGACAATGATCTCGAAGAGCGGGGCGCCGGCCTGCTCGAAAAAGTAGGGTTGCCCGCGGATGCCCTGAGATGCTATCCGCACGAATTCTCAGGCGGTCAGCGCCAGCGCATCGGCATAGCACGCGCCCTCGCGAGCGGACCATCGTTCATCGTGGCGGACGAGCCGGTCTCGGCGCTTGATGTGTCGGTCCAGGCGCAGATCATCAATCTGCTTGAGGACCTGCGCGCCGAGTTAAACCTTTCGTTCCTGTTCATCGCTCACGACCTCAATATCGTGCGCCATTTCTCGGACCGCGTGGCCGTCATGTATCTCGGCAAGATCGTCGAGATCGCGCCTGCTGAAGAGATCTACAAAAACTCTTCCCATCCTTACACCGAAGCGCTCCTTGCCGACATTCCCATTGCCGATCCCACGGTGAAAAAGAAGCACATCCTGCTCAAGGGAGATATCCCGAGCCCCACACAGGTCCCGCTCGGATGCCGCTTCCACACCCGCTGCATCTACCGATTTGAGCCCTGCGACAAGATCGTTCCGAAAACAACCGATCTCGGCAACAGCCATTTCGTTGATTGCCATCTGAGGGGGTAA